A window from Streptomyces subrutilus encodes these proteins:
- the map gene encoding type I methionyl aminopeptidase has protein sequence MSGQSLLVPGELSPVRSVPGNIRRPEYVGKPAPTPYTGPEVQSAETIEAMRTAGRIAAQAMEEAAKLIAPGVTTDALDKVAHDYMCDHGAYPSTLGYRGFPKSLCSSVNEVICHGIPDSTVLRDGDIVNLDVTAYIGGVHGDNNATYLCGEVDEESRLLVERTREALNRAIKAVRPGRQINIIGRVIESYAKRFGYGVVRDFTGHGINSSFHSGLIVPHYDSPHATTVIEPGMTFTIEPMLTLGTHEYDMWADGWTVVTKDRKRTAQFEHTLVVTDTGADILTLP, from the coding sequence ATGTCCGGTCAGTCGCTGCTCGTACCAGGCGAGCTCTCTCCCGTCCGTTCCGTTCCCGGAAACATCCGCCGGCCCGAGTACGTCGGCAAGCCCGCGCCCACTCCGTACACCGGGCCGGAGGTGCAGTCCGCCGAGACCATCGAGGCCATGCGCACCGCCGGCCGGATCGCCGCCCAGGCGATGGAGGAGGCCGCCAAGCTGATCGCGCCGGGGGTGACCACCGACGCGCTCGACAAGGTCGCCCACGACTACATGTGCGACCACGGGGCCTACCCCTCGACGCTCGGCTACCGGGGCTTCCCGAAGTCCCTGTGCTCCTCCGTCAACGAGGTCATCTGCCACGGCATCCCCGATTCCACCGTCCTGCGCGACGGCGACATCGTGAACCTCGACGTGACCGCCTACATCGGCGGGGTGCACGGCGACAACAACGCCACCTACCTGTGCGGGGAGGTGGACGAGGAGTCGCGGCTGCTGGTGGAGCGCACCCGCGAGGCCCTGAACCGGGCCATCAAGGCCGTCAGGCCGGGCCGCCAGATCAACATCATCGGGCGGGTCATCGAGTCGTACGCGAAGCGCTTCGGCTACGGCGTGGTCCGCGACTTCACGGGCCACGGCATCAACTCGTCCTTCCACTCCGGCCTGATCGTCCCGCACTACGACAGCCCGCACGCCACCACCGTCATCGAGCCCGGGATGACCTTCACCATCGAGCCGATGCTGACCCTGGGCACGCACGAGTACGACATGTGGGCGGACGGCTGGACGGTGGTCACCAAGGACCGCAAGCGCACGGCGCAGTTCGAACACACGTTGGTGGTGACGGACACCGGAGCGGACATCCTGACGCTGCCTTAG
- the npdG gene encoding NADPH-dependent F420 reductase, which yields MTSTDSTQQPPAKAPAKDPWDLPDVSGLVVGVLGGTGDQGRGLAYRLARAGQKVIIGSRAADRAQSAAAELGLGVEGADNAECARRSDVVIVAVPWEGHAKTLESLREDLAGKLVVDCVNPLGFDKQGAYALQVPEGSAAQQAAALLPDSRVTAAFHHLSAVLLQDESIDEIDTDVMVLGEARADTDLVQALAARIPGMRGVFAGRLRNAHQVESLVANLISTNRRYKAHAGLRLTDV from the coding sequence ATGACCTCCACAGACAGTACGCAGCAGCCCCCCGCGAAGGCGCCGGCCAAGGACCCGTGGGACCTCCCCGACGTCTCCGGTCTCGTCGTCGGCGTCCTGGGCGGCACCGGTGACCAGGGCCGCGGCCTCGCGTACCGGCTCGCCCGCGCCGGCCAGAAGGTGATCATCGGCTCCCGCGCCGCCGACCGCGCGCAGAGCGCCGCCGCCGAGCTGGGCCTCGGCGTGGAGGGCGCGGACAACGCCGAGTGCGCGCGGCGCAGCGACGTCGTCATCGTCGCGGTGCCGTGGGAGGGCCACGCCAAGACCCTCGAATCGCTGCGCGAGGACCTCGCCGGCAAGCTCGTCGTCGACTGCGTCAACCCGCTGGGCTTCGACAAGCAGGGCGCCTACGCCCTCCAGGTGCCGGAGGGCAGTGCCGCCCAGCAGGCCGCCGCCCTGCTGCCCGACTCCCGCGTCACCGCGGCCTTCCACCACCTGTCGGCCGTGCTGCTCCAGGACGAGTCGATCGACGAGATCGACACCGATGTGATGGTCCTCGGCGAGGCCCGCGCGGACACCGACCTGGTCCAGGCCCTGGCCGCCCGCATCCCGGGCATGCGCGGCGTCTTCGCGGGCCGCCTGCGCAACGCCCACCAGGTCGAGTCCCTGGTCGCCAACCTCATCTCCACCAACCGCCGCTACAAGGCCCACGCGGGCCTCCGCCTCACGGACGTGTGA
- a CDS encoding DUF4232 domain-containing protein produces the protein MRVHKLTVAALAVAAGLTLTACQNGEDGVAQGGPSSASTASNAPSASAPSAAGGGSSSGSADQGGGKNSSTTGSNGKGTAAGTDTSAKCRTDELEITAIDATISGDANGTVAVELKSRANRDCTLSEYAGVDLKTSAGSISAKRTGEHPGPVVLKKATSVYFGVTYPVNDSGGSGVRVTGLVVTPPDETKSVTLAWPGAATLPVTEGAGSSVKVGPMGSAGQGG, from the coding sequence ATGCGCGTTCACAAGCTCACCGTCGCAGCCCTCGCCGTTGCCGCCGGTCTCACGCTCACGGCGTGCCAGAACGGCGAAGACGGCGTGGCGCAAGGCGGCCCGTCGTCCGCGTCCACCGCCTCCAACGCGCCCTCCGCGTCCGCCCCGTCCGCAGCGGGCGGCGGTTCGAGCTCGGGCAGCGCCGACCAGGGCGGCGGCAAAAACTCCTCCACGACGGGATCCAACGGCAAGGGCACGGCCGCCGGCACCGACACGTCCGCCAAGTGCCGCACCGACGAGCTGGAGATCACGGCGATCGACGCCACCATCAGCGGCGACGCCAACGGCACCGTCGCGGTGGAGCTGAAGAGCCGCGCCAACCGGGACTGCACGCTCTCCGAGTACGCGGGCGTCGACCTGAAGACGAGCGCGGGCTCCATCTCGGCGAAGCGCACCGGCGAGCACCCCGGCCCGGTCGTCCTCAAGAAGGCGACGTCGGTCTATTTCGGCGTCACCTACCCGGTCAACGACTCGGGCGGCTCCGGCGTCCGCGTGACGGGCCTCGTGGTGACCCCGCCGGACGAGACGAAGTCGGTCACCCTCGCCTGGCCGGGCGCCGCCACGCTGCCCGTCACGGAAGGCGCCGGCTCCTCGGTCAAGGTCGGTCCGATGGGCAGCGCCGGCCAGGGCGGCTGA
- a CDS encoding site-2 protease family protein has protein sequence MGHQGVRGERQISSVFLGIVAVMAVTGWAAWSGYGTSTGLAVFLFVTSAWVVSLCLHEYAHARTALHSGDLSVGAKGYLTLNPLKYTHALLSIVLPVLFVILGGLGLPGGAVYIERDRIRGRWKHSLISAAGPLTNVAFAVVCTAPFWLDALDGVPLAFRYALGFLALLQVSAAILNFLPVPGLDGYGVIEPWLSRRARRELAPLAPFGLIAVFALLWVPAVNAFFFDTVQGLLSALGVSDLDTYCGRDLYRFWQEGGGFCAVPLD, from the coding sequence ATGGGTCACCAGGGCGTCCGCGGCGAGCGGCAGATCAGTTCCGTGTTCCTCGGCATCGTGGCCGTCATGGCGGTCACCGGCTGGGCCGCCTGGAGCGGCTACGGGACGAGCACCGGGCTGGCGGTGTTCCTCTTCGTGACGTCGGCGTGGGTGGTCTCGCTGTGCCTGCACGAGTACGCGCACGCGCGCACCGCCCTGCACAGCGGGGACCTCTCGGTCGGTGCCAAGGGCTACCTGACGCTGAACCCCCTGAAGTACACGCACGCCCTGCTCAGCATCGTGCTGCCGGTGCTCTTCGTGATCCTGGGCGGTCTGGGCCTGCCCGGCGGCGCGGTGTACATCGAGCGCGACCGCATCCGGGGCCGCTGGAAGCACAGCCTGATCTCGGCGGCGGGCCCGCTGACGAACGTGGCCTTCGCGGTGGTCTGCACGGCCCCGTTCTGGCTGGACGCCCTGGACGGGGTGCCCCTGGCGTTCCGCTACGCCCTCGGCTTCCTCGCCCTGCTCCAGGTCTCGGCGGCGATCCTGAACTTCCTGCCGGTGCCGGGGCTCGACGGGTACGGGGTGATCGAGCCGTGGCTGTCGCGGCGGGCGCGCCGCGAGCTGGCGCCGCTGGCGCCGTTCGGTCTGATCGCGGTGTTCGCGCTGCTGTGGGTGCCGGCGGTGAACGCGTTCTTCTTCGACACGGTGCAGGGCCTGCTGTCCGCCCTCGGCGTCTCGGACCTGGACACGTACTGCGGCCGCGACCTCTACCGCTTCTGGCAGGAGGGCGGCGGCTTCTGCGCCGTCCCGCTGGACTGA
- a CDS encoding AfsR/SARP family transcriptional regulator translates to MRYAILGTAQAIRDDGTPVAVGGARLRALLTALALRPGRAVPVHLLVDQVWDGDQPADAPAALQALVARLRRALGRAAVRSAEGGYLLAAEREDVDLYRFERLARAGGEALAEGDAAKAATLYEDALALWRGPALADLPDPSAVESARWETVRLDAHRGRLTAALALGEAVRVLPELTALCARQPLDEPFQALRIRALRDAGRPAEALAAYDGVRRELADRLGTDPGPALRALHTELLTSSAAPPAPAIPPAPAAPTAPAATPAPTAPGAPTAPGAPPEPGAPPEPGAPPEPGTAPELAAESAPAPESAPGRPGNLRARLTTFVGREEDIRVIGEDLDRARLVTLLGPGGAGKTRLSQEVAEACAGDAWPDGIWLVELAPVDDPDDVAEAALAALGARETKLRGGAAEELRVLTDRAGSDALARLADHCAQRRMLLLLDNCEHVVGAAAVLAERLLVQCPGVQVLATSREPLGVPGEVVRPVEPLPDGVALRLLGDRGGLVRPGFRLEEDLGAAVEVCRRLDGMPLAIELAAARLRLLSVRQVADRLDDRFRLLTGGARTGLPRQQTLRAVVDWSWELLDGPERVVLRRLSVFAGGCDLGAAEAVCADAAYEVADVLGSLVDKSLVVAEPVPDGSAMRYRLLETIHEYAAERLDAADGDRTATEHRHLVHYRELARTTEPLLRGHGQRAAADRIATEYENLRTALRRGVAARAAHDVLCLAHSLVWYWQMQDLRAESLHWSEAVAALGPNPFAAPVVPAEPVYERLLDSPPPYSGAVLTEAWRGIQMIRLATRDQASSSWDTPDVRAQVEGVLAAYRPGLPQTSRPPAGLWIYAVMISGDAGLLRRVVDENVRVARALGYDWELASALQLRANILANRADWGGDAARDADESLALFRALGDDWGCAEALSARAESLERRGRYASATRDYRAAIEHAERLGARSQVTVLRVRMAGTLTESGRAADAEEILGEIIATVRTHGSEAMPAARMFLAGIFGRTGRYAEAREQLATLRAEFAHGAFAVFEVFLLSTTAWLDNEEELYEDALAAVRTAAPAARDQLATMMAPHLPAVLLATAALSHASLGGPGHASDAARLIGAYRAHLPPGHVQVSSEREGAALAEERARAALGDAAYERAHAEGGGLTLEEATALV, encoded by the coding sequence GTGCGCTACGCGATTCTCGGCACCGCCCAGGCCATCCGCGACGACGGGACCCCCGTCGCCGTCGGTGGAGCGCGCCTGCGGGCGCTGCTGACCGCCCTCGCGCTGCGCCCGGGGCGGGCGGTGCCCGTGCACCTGCTGGTCGACCAGGTGTGGGACGGCGACCAGCCGGCCGACGCCCCGGCCGCCCTGCAGGCGCTGGTCGCCCGGCTGCGGCGGGCGCTGGGCCGCGCGGCCGTGCGCTCCGCGGAGGGCGGCTACCTGCTGGCCGCCGAGCGCGAGGACGTCGACCTGTACCGCTTCGAGCGGCTGGCCCGGGCCGGCGGCGAGGCGCTCGCCGAGGGGGACGCCGCGAAGGCGGCCACCCTGTACGAGGACGCGCTCGCGCTGTGGCGCGGCCCCGCCCTCGCGGACCTGCCGGACCCGTCGGCCGTGGAGTCCGCGCGCTGGGAGACCGTACGGCTCGACGCCCACCGGGGCCGGCTCACCGCGGCCCTGGCCCTCGGCGAGGCGGTACGGGTGCTGCCCGAGCTGACCGCGCTGTGCGCCCGGCAGCCGCTGGACGAGCCGTTCCAGGCCCTGCGGATCCGGGCGCTGCGCGACGCGGGCCGACCGGCCGAGGCCCTGGCCGCGTACGACGGCGTACGGCGCGAGCTGGCCGACCGCCTGGGCACCGACCCGGGCCCCGCCCTGCGCGCCCTCCACACGGAACTCCTGACGTCATCGGCGGCGCCCCCGGCCCCGGCGATACCCCCGGCCCCGGCGGCGCCCACCGCCCCGGCTGCGACACCCGCCCCGACCGCCCCCGGAGCCCCGACCGCCCCCGGAGCCCCACCCGAACCCGGAGCCCCACCCGAACCCGGAGCCCCACCCGAACCCGGAACCGCACCCGAACTCGCAGCCGAATCCGCACCCGCACCCGAATCAGCCCCCGGCCGGCCCGGGAACCTGCGCGCCCGGCTCACCACCTTCGTCGGGCGGGAGGAGGACATCCGCGTCATCGGGGAGGACCTCGACCGCGCGCGGCTCGTCACCCTCCTCGGCCCCGGCGGGGCCGGGAAGACCCGGCTGTCGCAGGAGGTCGCCGAGGCCTGCGCCGGGGATGCCTGGCCCGACGGGATCTGGCTCGTCGAGCTCGCCCCCGTGGACGACCCGGACGACGTCGCCGAGGCGGCCCTCGCCGCCCTCGGCGCCCGCGAGACCAAGCTCCGCGGCGGCGCCGCGGAAGAGCTGCGGGTGCTCACCGACCGCGCCGGGAGCGACGCCCTCGCCCGCCTCGCCGACCACTGTGCGCAGCGTCGGATGTTGTTGCTGTTGGACAACTGTGAGCACGTGGTGGGTGCCGCGGCGGTGTTGGCGGAGCGGTTGTTGGTGCAGTGTCCCGGGGTTCAGGTGTTGGCGACGAGTCGTGAGCCGTTGGGTGTGCCGGGTGAGGTGGTGCGTCCGGTGGAGCCGTTGCCGGATGGGGTGGCGTTGCGGTTGTTGGGGGACCGGGGCGGGTTGGTGCGGCCCGGGTTCCGGTTGGAGGAGGATCTGGGCGCGGCGGTGGAGGTGTGCCGGCGGCTGGACGGGATGCCGTTGGCGATCGAGTTGGCGGCGGCGCGGTTGCGGCTGTTGTCGGTGCGGCAGGTCGCGGATCGGTTGGACGATCGTTTTCGGTTGTTGACGGGTGGGGCGCGTACGGGGTTGCCGCGGCAGCAGACGTTGCGTGCGGTGGTCGACTGGTCGTGGGAGTTGTTGGATGGCCCGGAGCGGGTGGTGTTGCGCCGGTTGTCGGTGTTCGCGGGTGGGTGTGATCTGGGGGCTGCCGAGGCGGTGTGTGCGGATGCGGCGTACGAGGTCGCCGATGTGCTGGGGTCGTTGGTGGACAAGTCGCTGGTGGTCGCCGAGCCGGTGCCGGATGGCTCCGCGATGCGCTACCGGCTTCTGGAGACCATCCACGAGTACGCGGCCGAACGCCTCGACGCCGCCGACGGCGACCGCACCGCCACCGAGCACCGCCACCTCGTCCACTACCGCGAACTCGCCCGCACCACCGAGCCGCTGTTGCGCGGCCACGGCCAGCGCGCCGCCGCCGACCGGATCGCCACCGAGTACGAGAACCTGCGCACGGCCCTGCGCCGGGGCGTCGCCGCCCGCGCCGCCCACGACGTCCTGTGCCTGGCCCACTCCCTCGTCTGGTACTGGCAGATGCAGGACCTGCGCGCCGAGTCCCTCCACTGGTCCGAAGCCGTCGCGGCCCTCGGCCCCAACCCCTTCGCGGCGCCCGTCGTCCCTGCCGAGCCCGTCTACGAGCGGCTGCTGGACTCGCCGCCGCCCTACAGCGGCGCCGTGCTCACCGAGGCCTGGCGCGGCATCCAGATGATCCGGCTCGCCACCCGGGACCAGGCCAGCAGCTCCTGGGACACCCCCGACGTGCGCGCCCAGGTCGAGGGCGTGCTCGCCGCCTACCGGCCGGGCCTGCCGCAGACCAGCCGGCCCCCCGCCGGCCTCTGGATCTACGCCGTCATGATCTCCGGGGACGCCGGACTGCTGCGACGGGTCGTGGACGAGAACGTCCGCGTCGCCCGCGCGCTCGGCTACGACTGGGAACTGGCCTCCGCGCTCCAACTGCGCGCCAACATCCTCGCCAACCGGGCCGACTGGGGCGGCGACGCCGCCCGCGACGCCGACGAGAGCCTGGCTCTCTTCCGCGCCCTCGGCGACGACTGGGGCTGCGCCGAGGCGCTCTCCGCCCGCGCCGAGTCCCTGGAGAGGCGCGGCCGCTACGCGTCGGCGACCCGGGACTACCGCGCCGCGATCGAACACGCCGAACGGCTCGGCGCCAGATCCCAGGTGACGGTCCTGCGGGTCCGGATGGCCGGCACGCTCACCGAGAGCGGCCGGGCCGCGGACGCCGAGGAGATCCTCGGCGAGATCATCGCCACCGTCCGGACGCACGGCAGCGAGGCCATGCCCGCCGCCCGCATGTTCCTCGCGGGCATCTTCGGCCGGACCGGCCGCTACGCCGAGGCCCGCGAGCAGCTCGCGACGCTGCGCGCGGAGTTCGCCCACGGCGCCTTCGCCGTCTTCGAGGTCTTCCTCCTGTCGACGACCGCCTGGCTGGACAACGAGGAGGAGCTCTACGAGGACGCCCTCGCCGCCGTCCGCACCGCCGCGCCCGCCGCCCGGGACCAGCTCGCCACGATGATGGCCCCCCACCTGCCCGCCGTGCTCCTGGCGACGGCGGCCCTCTCGCACGCCTCGCTCGGCGGCCCGGGGCACGCGTCCGACGCGGCCCGGCTCATCGGCGCCTACCGGGCCCACCTGCCGCCCGGCCACGTCCAGGTGAGCTCCGAACGCGAGGGCGCCGCCCTGGCCGAGGAACGGGCGAGGGCGGCGTTGGGCGACGCCGCGTACGAGCGGGCGCACGCCGAGGGCGGCGGCCTCACCCTGGAGGAGGCCACCGCCCTGGTCTGA
- a CDS encoding ABC transporter permease: protein MSTVTTTKPADTATAAPAAAPHAAGEGRIGLRANLRHIGALARRNVLQIKQDPESMFDVLLMPIIFTLLFVFVFGGAISGKGNQAEYVNYVVPGLMAMMGMNIAMGVGSGVNDDFKKGVMDRFRSMPIARSSVLIAKIVVELGRMMVAIAILLAVGFALGLSIKTSVLDLFLSIGLAAVFGASLMWIFILLGLTMKTAQAVQGMAMLVLMPLQFGSSIFAPPSTMPGWLQSFTDYNPLSNLADAARALINGTPIGHSVWITLAWSFAITAVTMPLAVRKFRQKT from the coding sequence ATGAGCACCGTAACCACGACGAAGCCCGCCGACACCGCGACCGCCGCCCCGGCGGCCGCGCCGCACGCGGCCGGGGAGGGCCGGATCGGCCTGCGGGCCAACCTGCGGCACATCGGCGCCCTGGCGCGCCGCAACGTGCTGCAGATCAAGCAGGACCCGGAGTCGATGTTCGACGTCCTGCTGATGCCGATCATCTTCACGCTGCTGTTCGTGTTCGTCTTCGGCGGCGCGATCTCCGGCAAGGGGAACCAGGCCGAGTACGTCAACTACGTGGTCCCCGGCCTGATGGCCATGATGGGCATGAACATCGCCATGGGGGTCGGCAGCGGGGTCAACGACGACTTCAAGAAGGGCGTGATGGACCGTTTCCGGTCCATGCCGATCGCCCGGTCCTCGGTGCTGATCGCCAAGATCGTGGTCGAACTCGGCCGGATGATGGTGGCCATCGCGATCCTGCTGGCCGTGGGCTTCGCCCTCGGCCTGTCGATCAAGACCTCGGTGCTGGACCTGTTCCTGTCCATCGGCCTGGCGGCGGTCTTCGGCGCCTCGCTGATGTGGATCTTCATCCTGCTCGGCCTCACCATGAAGACCGCGCAGGCCGTGCAGGGCATGGCCATGCTGGTCCTGATGCCGCTGCAGTTCGGCAGCTCGATCTTCGCCCCGCCGTCCACGATGCCGGGCTGGCTGCAGAGCTTCACGGACTACAACCCGCTGTCCAACCTGGCCGACGCGGCCCGCGCCCTGATCAACGGGACGCCGATCGGCCACTCGGTGTGGATCACGCTGGCCTGGTCGTTCGCGATCACGGCGGTCACCATGCCGCTGGCCGTGCGGAAGTTCCGCCAGAAGACCTGA
- a CDS encoding ATP-binding cassette domain-containing protein codes for MVDMTRNDKNPNAVEVRGLVKHYGETKALDGVDLDVPEGTVLGVLGPNGAGKTTLVRCLSTLVIPDAGTAVVAGYDVVRQPRQLRRTIGLTGQYASVDEKLSGWENLYMIGRLLDLPRKDARRRADEMLERFSLTEAAKKAAMHYSGGMRRRLDLAASLIGNPAILYLDEPTTGLDPRTRNEVWDEVQRLVAEGATVLLTTQYMEEAEQLASDLTVIDRGKVIANGKVDELKARVGGRTLRVRPVDVADLPGMARSLAEAGLDGVAGSQAVPDEGALLVPILSDGQLTAVVGLLAARGYAIADLGTYLPSLDEVFLSITGQKPSSIEESVPTEQTEEVAA; via the coding sequence ATGGTGGACATGACGCGAAACGACAAGAATCCCAACGCCGTAGAGGTGCGGGGACTGGTCAAGCACTACGGCGAGACCAAAGCCCTGGACGGTGTCGACCTGGACGTCCCCGAGGGCACCGTCCTCGGGGTGCTCGGACCCAACGGCGCCGGCAAGACCACCCTGGTGCGCTGCCTGTCCACCCTGGTGATCCCGGACGCGGGCACGGCCGTCGTCGCCGGGTACGACGTGGTCCGCCAGCCCCGGCAGCTGCGCCGCACGATCGGCCTGACCGGCCAGTACGCCTCGGTCGACGAGAAGCTCTCCGGCTGGGAGAACCTCTACATGATCGGCCGGCTGCTCGACCTGCCCCGCAAGGACGCCCGCCGCCGCGCGGACGAGATGCTGGAGCGGTTCTCCCTGACCGAGGCCGCCAAGAAGGCCGCCATGCACTACTCCGGCGGCATGCGGCGGCGGCTCGACCTCGCCGCCTCGCTGATCGGCAACCCGGCCATCCTCTACCTGGACGAGCCGACCACCGGTCTGGACCCCCGTACCCGCAACGAGGTGTGGGACGAGGTGCAGCGGCTGGTCGCCGAAGGGGCGACCGTGCTGCTCACCACCCAGTACATGGAGGAGGCCGAGCAGCTCGCGAGCGACCTGACGGTCATCGACCGCGGCAAGGTCATCGCGAACGGCAAGGTCGACGAGTTGAAGGCGCGCGTCGGCGGCCGCACCCTGCGGGTCCGGCCGGTGGACGTGGCGGACCTGCCCGGCATGGCCCGTTCGCTGGCCGAGGCCGGACTGGACGGCGTGGCCGGTTCGCAGGCGGTGCCGGACGAGGGGGCGCTGCTCGTCCCGATCCTGAGCGACGGGCAGCTGACCGCGGTGGTCGGGCTGCTGGCCGCCCGCGGGTACGCGATCGCCGACCTCGGCACCTACCTGCCCAGCCTCGACGAGGTCTTCCTGTCCATCACCGGGCAGAAGCCGTCCTCGATCGAGGAGAGCGTTCCGACCGAGCAGACCGAGGAGGTCGCGGCATGA
- the panB gene encoding 3-methyl-2-oxobutanoate hydroxymethyltransferase, with the protein MTHAVSPAREPASTAAPTLYGGTGTRRVTVRDLNLAKERGEKWPMLTAYDAMTASVFDEAGIPVMLVGDSMGNCHLGYETTVPVTMDEMTLLSAAVVRGTSRALIVGDLPFGSYQEGAVQALRSATRLVKEAGVGAVKLEGGERSLRQTELIVQSGIPVMSHLGLTPQSVNAMGYRVQGRGDEAAHQLLRDAKAAQDAGAFAVVLELVPAELAAEVTRSLQIPTVGIGAGSQCDAQVLVWTDMMGLTGGRMPKFVKQYANLRKTMGDAAKAFAEDVVGGTFPLEEHAFH; encoded by the coding sequence ATGACGCATGCCGTTTCGCCTGCCCGCGAGCCCGCATCGACGGCCGCCCCCACCCTCTACGGCGGCACGGGCACGCGGCGGGTCACCGTCCGCGACCTGAACCTCGCCAAGGAGCGCGGCGAGAAGTGGCCCATGCTCACCGCCTACGACGCGATGACCGCGTCCGTCTTCGACGAGGCCGGCATCCCGGTCATGCTGGTCGGGGACTCGATGGGCAACTGTCACCTCGGCTACGAGACCACCGTCCCGGTGACCATGGACGAGATGACGCTGCTGTCCGCGGCCGTCGTCCGGGGCACCAGCCGCGCCCTGATCGTGGGCGACCTGCCGTTCGGCTCGTACCAGGAGGGCGCGGTGCAGGCGCTGCGCAGCGCGACCCGGCTGGTCAAGGAGGCCGGGGTGGGCGCGGTGAAGCTGGAGGGCGGCGAGCGCTCGCTGCGGCAGACCGAGCTGATCGTGCAGTCCGGCATCCCGGTCATGTCCCACCTGGGCCTGACCCCGCAGTCGGTCAACGCGATGGGCTACCGGGTGCAGGGGCGCGGGGACGAGGCCGCGCACCAGCTGCTGCGCGACGCGAAGGCCGCGCAGGACGCGGGTGCCTTCGCGGTGGTGCTGGAGCTGGTCCCGGCCGAGCTGGCCGCCGAGGTCACGCGGTCCCTGCAGATCCCGACGGTCGGGATCGGCGCGGGGTCGCAGTGCGACGCGCAGGTGCTGGTGTGGACCGACATGATGGGTCTGACGGGCGGTCGGATGCCGAAGTTCGTGAAGCAGTACGCGAACCTGCGCAAGACCATGGGCGACGCGGCGAAGGCCTTCGCCGAGGACGTGGTCGGCGGAACGTTCCCGCTGGAGGAGCACGCCTTCCACTAG
- a CDS encoding endonuclease/exonuclease/phosphatase family protein yields MAQAYMTETGNGGSDPEPSASRFRRRLTALRGDRGIWRRGLVLAGIALLTSLIMIFHADLPNDVGNLGSLTETFLPWLGLAVPVLFACAVYRTSATALIAILLTAAVWANIFGGLVFDKSGAGGNLMVATHNVDADNADPQGTAESVAKSGADVLALTELKSGAVPVYEKALADTYKYHAVEGTVGVWSRYPLTSSRPVDIKMGWVRAMRATVTTPVGDVGVYVAHLPSVRVKLKAGFTANQRDNSAEALGAALAAEPLKKVILLGDLNGTMNDRALSEVTSQMRSTQGAAGDGFGFSWPAQFPMARIDQIMVRGITPEASWTLPRTGSDHLPIAARVTVTR; encoded by the coding sequence ATGGCACAGGCGTACATGACGGAAACGGGGAACGGCGGCTCGGACCCCGAGCCCTCCGCATCCCGCTTCCGGCGCCGTCTGACAGCGCTGCGCGGCGACCGTGGCATCTGGCGGCGCGGGCTGGTGCTGGCGGGCATCGCCCTGCTGACCTCGTTGATCATGATCTTCCACGCCGATCTGCCCAACGACGTCGGCAACCTGGGCAGCCTCACCGAGACCTTCCTGCCCTGGCTGGGGCTGGCCGTCCCGGTGCTCTTCGCCTGCGCCGTCTACCGCACGTCCGCGACCGCCCTGATCGCGATACTGCTGACGGCCGCGGTCTGGGCCAACATCTTCGGCGGCCTGGTCTTCGACAAGTCCGGCGCCGGCGGCAACCTCATGGTCGCCACCCACAACGTCGACGCCGACAACGCCGACCCGCAGGGCACCGCCGAATCCGTGGCGAAGTCCGGAGCCGACGTGCTGGCCCTGACCGAGCTCAAGTCCGGGGCCGTCCCCGTCTACGAGAAGGCGCTCGCCGACACGTACAAGTACCACGCGGTCGAGGGCACCGTCGGCGTGTGGAGCCGCTACCCGCTCACCTCCAGCCGGCCCGTCGACATCAAGATGGGCTGGGTCCGCGCCATGCGGGCCACGGTGACCACCCCCGTCGGCGACGTCGGCGTCTACGTCGCCCACCTGCCCTCGGTACGGGTCAAGCTCAAGGCCGGCTTCACCGCCAACCAGCGCGACAACAGCGCGGAGGCGCTCGGTGCCGCGCTCGCCGCCGAACCGCTGAAGAAGGTCATCCTGCTCGGCGACCTCAACGGCACCATGAACGACCGCGCCCTGTCCGAGGTCACCTCGCAGATGCGCTCCACGCAGGGCGCGGCGGGCGACGGATTCGGCTTCAGCTGGCCCGCCCAGTTCCCGATGGCCCGGATCGACCAGATCATGGTCCGCGGCATCACGCCGGAGGCCTCCTGGACCCTCCCGCGCACCGGCAGTGACCACCTCCCGATCGCGGCGCGGGTCACCGTCACGCGCTAG